TCCTTTGAAAAAGAAGTAACAGAAGAGCAAAGAAAAAGGTTACTTGTAATTGCAGGTAAATGTCCTGTAGCAAAAATGGTAAAAGGAGAAACAAGAATAATTACTAGTATTCAGTAGTTGTAAAGTAGCAGTTTACAGTCACAGTTTTCAGTTGGGTTACTAAATCAACCGTTTTTACGATTCAACTTTTAAACAATTCAATAATTACACAAAATTTGAAAATATGAAAAAAATATTAGCATTTGCAGGTAGTACAAGTTCAACATCAATCAATAAACAATTGGCAACATTTGCTGCAGAAAATCTAGAAAACACCTCTTTTGATGTTATCGATTTACGAGATTTTACGTTACCAATTTATAGTGAAGATGAAGAGAAAAATGGATTTCCAGAAGACGCTAAGAAATTTTCTTCTTTGTTAGATAATTACGATGGATTTATCCTTTCGTTGGCAGAACACAATGGTTCTTATGCTGCTGCTTTCAAAAATATTTTTGATTGGGGTTCTAGAGTAGAAGCAACTGTTTTTAGAGATAAACCTTTATTATTAATGGCAACTTCACCAGGAGCAAGAGGAGGACAATCAGTTTTAGAAGCTGGTACAGAAAGATTTTCTAGAATGGGAGCAAAGGAGTTAATCAGTTTTTCATTCCCAAGTTTTTATGACAATTTTAAAGAAGGTAAAATTATAAATGAAGAATTATTGAATGCGTTAAAAGAGCAAGTTAACAAATTCGAAAATGCTGTAAATAAATAATAAAATGGGAGACATTTCTAAAGACATCAACTCAAAATTTGTTAGCAATAAATTAAAGGCATTAATTAATATAAAATACACTGCTAATTGGTTAAATAGTAAAGAAAACGAGTTTTTTAAACCTTATGGAATTTCGCCACAACAATACAATATTTTAAGAATATTACGTGGAGCAAAAGATAAAATAAAGGTGCAAATTGTAAAAGATAGAATGATAGAAAGAGCGCCCAATGCAACACGTTTAATGGATAAGTTATGTGATAAGAATTTAATTGAAAGAGAACGTTGTGAGCATGATAGAAGGGTGGTTTATGTCAAAATCACAAAGACTGGTTTAGATATATTATCAACAATAGATGATAATAAAAACCTTTCGTTTTTAGAAAACATTACAGAAGAAGAAGCAACTACTTTAAGTAATCTTTTAGATAAAATTAGATAGAGAATGAAAAAAATAATTCATACAGCAGCAACAAGAGGACACGCAAATCACGGTTGGTTGCAAGCAAATCATTCATTTAGTTTTGCTAATTTTTATGATCCTAACAGAACACAATTTGGAGCTTTAAGAGTTTTAAATGATGATTTAATTGCGCCAAGTATGGGTTTTGGAACACACCCGCACAACAATATGGAAATTATAACAATTCCATTATCGGGCGTTTTAAAACATAAAGACAATATGGCAAATGATTGGATACCTGTTTTACCAGGAGAAGTTCAAGTAATGTCTGCAGGAACTGGTGTTCAACATTCAGAAATTAATGGTTCTTCAAATGAAGATTTAAGTTTATTTCAAATTTGGATTATGCCAGAAAAAAATGGAGTAACACCAAGATATGATCAAAAAGAATTTGGTGAAATAGATCGAAAAAATAAACTACAAGTATTAGTAAGTTCTTTTATTTCTGATGATGAGAATAGTTTAAAAATTCACCAAGACGCACAGATTTCTAGAATTGATTTAGATGAAAATAGTTCCTTTATTTATTCATTAAAATCTAAATATCATGGGGTTTATGTTATGAATATTTTTGGGGATTTTGAAATTGATACCATAAAACTAAACTTTAGAGATGCTTTAGGTATCTATGATACTGATAGTTTTGAAATAAAAACAACAACAGCATCACAACTCTTATTCATAGAAGTTCCGATGTAAGTTTTTATAAAAAAAGAAATTTAAAGCCTCAAAAAATCATTTTTTTGAGGCTTTTTCTATTCAAAAAATAACCATATCTTGCATTTTGTTATGCGTGCATAATAAATAATTTAAGACACTATGAAATACAAACATATTTTTGAACCATTAGATTTAGGCTTTACAACCTTAAAAAATAGAATTTTAATGGGCTCTATGCATACTGGTTTAGAAGAAGAAAAAGATGGAATAGATCGAATTGCAACCTATTACGCAGAAAGAGCAAAAGGTGGAGTAGGATTAATTGTAACAGGAGGAATTTCACCAAATATTCAAGGTTGGACAGCTCCTTTTTCTGCAAGAATGTCTACAAATAAACACGCAAAACATCATCAAAAAATAACGGAAGCAGTTCATAAAGAAGGAGGTAAAATATGTATGCAAATTTTACATTCAGGACGTTATGGATATCATCCTCTTAATGTTGCACCTTCAAAAATAAAATCACCAATAACACCTTTTAAACCATTTAAATTAACACAATCAGGAATTAAAAGAACAATTCGTGACTTCGTAAATTGTGCAAAACTATCAAAAATCGCAGGATATGATGGCGTAGAAATTATGGGATCTGAAGGGTATTTAATCAATCAATTTATTGCCAAAAGAACCAATAAAAGAACTGATAACTATGGTGGGAATTATGAAAACAGAATGCGTTTACCTATTGAATTGGTAAAACAAACACGTGAAGCTGTTGGAAAAGAATTTATTATTATCTACAGATTATCAATGTTAGATTTGGTAGAAAACGGAAGTTCTTGGGAAGAAGTTGTTCAATTAGGAAAAGAAATAGAGAAAGCAGGAGCTACGATTATAAACACAGGTATTGGTTGGCATGAAGCAAGAATACCAACAATAGCAACATCAGTTCCAAGAGCAGCATTTTCATGGGTTACTAAAAAAATGAAAGAAGAATTGTCAATTCCATTGATAACTTCAAATAGAATAAATATGCCAGAAACTGCTGAAAAAATACTTTCAGAAGGAGATGCAGATATGATTTCTATGGCACGTCCTTTTTTAGCGGATTCAGAATGGGTAAATAAAGCAGAAGCGGAAAAAGCAGACGAAATAAATACATGTATTGGTTGTAATCAAGCGTGTTTAGATCATGTTTTTGAACAGAAAGTAGCAAGTTGTTTAGTTAATCCTAGAGCTTGTCATGAAACAGAATTGAATTATAATCAAACAGAAAATAAAAAGAAAGTAGCAGTAATTGGCGCAGGTCCTGCAGGTTTAGCAGCAGCAACAATTGCAGCTCAAAGAGGTCATTTTGTTACCTTATTTGATGCCGATAAAGAAATTGGAGGTCAGTTTAATATTGCAAAACAGATTCCGGGTAAAGAAGAATTTTATGAAACCTTGCGTTATTTTAACAAGCAAATTGAGTTGCATAATGTAACTGTAAAATTAAATACAAGAGTTTCTACAGATGATTTATTAAAATCTGATTTTGATGAAATTATAATTGCAACAGGAATTAAACCAAGAGAATTAAAAATAGAAGGAATTGAGCATCAAAAAGTATTGAGTTACATTGATGTTTTAAAACATAAAAAACCAGTAGGAAAACGTGTCGCAGTAATTGGAGCAGGAGGAATTGGTTTTGATGTCTCAGAATACTTAACCCATGAAGGAGAATCTACTTCGCTAAATATTGATGCTTGGTTAAAAGAATGGGGAATTGATAAAACATTACAAGCTAGAGCAGGAATTGAAAATGTTAGGGCTGAGGTTGAAGCATCGCCAAGAGAAGTCTTTATGTTTAAAAGAAGCAAGGGTAAATTTGGTGGAAATCTTGGTAAAACAACAGGTTGGATTCACAGATCTAGTTTAAAAAAGAAAAAAGTACAATTTATAGGCGAAGTTTCTTATACCAAAATTGATGACAAAGGTTTGCATTATACACAAAATGAGGAAGCTAAAATTTTAGAAGTGGATACTATTGTTATTTGTGCAGGTCAAGTTCCGTTTAAAGAATTGTATCAACCATTATTAGATGCAGGTAAAAAAGTACATGTAATTGGAGGAGCAGATTTTGCAAGTGAATTAGATGCGAAAAGAGCTATCAATCAGGGTAGTAGATTAGCTGCGGCTTTGTAATACTTTTTTTAAATAAGTAAATATTTATCAATCAAAATATAGTGTTAAAATAAAAGAGTATTTTAGGCAAATACTAAATATTCCATTTTATGAAATCATTCTCTATTGAAGAAATAACAACACTTGTAAACGGTGAACAAATTGGTTTATGTGCCGATAAAATCTACGCACCAGAACAAATTGAAAATGCAGTAAAAGGGAATATTACTTTTATAGGGAATTCTAAATATACTCGTTTGTGGGAAAAATCAAATGCAAGTGTAGCAATTGTTTATCAAGGGATAAAAATTTTACCAGAAGAAGGTAAAGCATTTGTAAAAGTAAAAAACCCAGATTTAGCAATGGCAATTTTATTAGAAGCTTTTGAACCAGAATCGCCTTATTTTGAAACAGATATCCATCCAACAGCAGTTGTTGATAAAACTGTAAAATTAGGAAGTGGATGTAAAATTGGCGCGAATTCATATGTTGGTAAAAATGTGATTTTAGGAGATAATGTAACAATTTACCCTAATGTTTCAGTTTTTGATGATACTACAATTGGAAATGAAACCATCATTTGGTCTGGAACAGTAATTAGAGAACGAACTAAAATTGGAAGTCATTGTATTTTTCACACAAATGTTAGTATTGGAGCTGATGGATTTGGATATAGACCAAGTTCTGATGGTAGTCATTTAGTAAAAATAGTACATATTGGAAATGTTGTTATTGGAAATGCTGTAGAAATTGGCGCTAATTCTTGTGTTGATCGTGGTAAATTTAGTTCTACTATTTTAGGAGACGGATGTAAAATTGATAATTTAGTACAAATAGGTCATAATTCAGTTTTAGGAAGATGCTGTATTATGGCAGGAAGTAGTGGGTTAGCAGGCTCAGTAACATTAGGCGATGGAGTAATTATTGGAGGAAGTGCCTCTATAAAAGATCATGTAACTATACATTCTGGCGCAAAGGTTGGTGCTGGTTCTGGTGTAATTGCAGATGTTGAAGCTGGTAAAACAGTACTTGGTTATCCTGCATGTGATTCTAGAGAAAAAATGAAACAATGGGTCGCTTTACGTAAATTAGGAAGAAACTAAGTGTTAACCCTTTCTAAACTACTAATTTTAAAGACTTTTTTGCAAATCTATAATTTGACGTTAACAAATAAATAACGATATTTGCGAATCAATCAAACGAACTAATTACGAATTATGGGAATGAATAAAAATACAGTGCTTGCTTGGGCGACATTAATAATGATAATTGTTGGATTAGGATTAATCGCAATTGGAATTTTTAAATATAGAGAAGTTTCTGCCTGGGGTTTTGCAGCTGTTGGTATTGGGTTCTTTGCAATTGCATGGGTTTTTAATGCCCTAAAAGGAAGAGTGTAAGTAGTCTACAGTTTTATTAGTAGCAAATTTCAAATAAAATAGTTAAAATAATATAGTATAATGAGCGACGATAAGAAAGTAATCTTTTCGATGAATAAGTTGTCTAAAACTTATCAATCAACAGGAAAACAAGTTTTAAAAGATATTTATTTAAGTTTCTTCTATGGAGCAAAAATTGGTATTCTAGGTTTAAATGGATCTGGAAAATCAACTTTATTAAAAATTATAGCAGGCGTAGAAAAAAATTATCAAGGAGATGTAACTTTTTCTCCTGGTTATAAAGTTGGGTATTTAGAGCAAGAACCACAATTAGATCCAGAAAAAACAGTTTTAGAGATTGTAAAAGAAGGAGTTGCAGAAACAGTTGCAATTCTTGATGAATATAATAAAATAAACGACATGTTTGGTTTAGAAGAAGTATATTCTGACGCTGACAAAATGGAGAAATTGATGGCGCAACAAGCAGAGCTTCAAGATAAAATTGATGCTGCTAACGCTTGGGAATTAGATACCAAATTAGAAATAGCAATGGATGCTTTAAGAACTCCAGATTCTGACAAGAAAATTGGAGTACTTTCTGGTGGTGAAAAAAGACGTGTTGCTTTATGTAGATTATTATTACAAGAACCAGAAATTTTATTATTAGATGAGCCTACCAATCACTTAGATGCAGAATCTGTACATTGGTTAGAGCACCATTTAGCACAATATAAAGGAACTGTTATTGCTGTAACACATGATAGATATTTCTTAGACAATGTTGCTGGTTGGATTCTTGAATTAGATAGAGGAGAAGGAATTCCTTGGAAAGGGAACTATTCTTCTTGGTTAGATCAAAAATCTCAAAGAATGGCACAAGAAAGCAAAACAGCTTCTAAACGTCAAAAAACATTAGAAAGAGAATTAGATTGGGTTCGTCAAGGAGCAAAAGGTCGTCAAACAAAGCAAAAAGCGCGTTTGAAAAACTATGACAAATTAATGAGTCAAGACCAGAAACAAGTTGATGAGAAATTAGAAATTTACATTCCTAATGGACCACGTTTAGGGACAAATGTAATTGAAGCAACTGGTGTTTCTAAAGCTTATGGAGATAAATTATTATATGATAATTTAGAATTTAATCTTCCACAAGCAGGAATTGTAGGAATTATTGGTCCCAATGGTGCTGGTAAAACAACAATTTTTAAAATGATAATGGGAGAAGAAACTCCTGATGCAGGTAGTTTTAATGTAGGTGAAACTGCTAAAATTGCATATGTAGATCAAGCACATTCAGATATTAACCCAGAAAAAACAATTTGGGAAAACTTTTCTGATGGACAAGATTTAGTAATGATGGGAGGAAAGCAAGTAAACTCTCGTGCATATTTAAGTCGTTTTAATTTTTCTGGAAGTGAGCAAAATAAGAAAGTAAATACACTTTCTGGTGGAGAGCGTAACAGGTTGCATTTAGCAATGACTTTAAAAGAAGAAGGGAATGTACTTTTATTAGATGAGCCTACCAATGATTTAGATGTAAATACATTAAGAGCTTTAGAAGAAGGTTTAGAAAACTTTGCAGGTTGTGCAGTTGTAATTAGTCACGATAGATGGTTTTTGGATAGAGTTTGTACTCATATTTTAGCTTTTGAAGGAAATAGTGAAGTTTACTTTTTTGAAGGAGGTTTCTCTGAATATGAAGAAAATAAGAAAAAACGTTTAGGTGGAGATTTAATGCCAAAACGAATTAAATATAGAAAATTGATTCGATAATATTTGATACTACCTGAGTCGTCCTAAAATAGGTTGACGGTTATTACTATATAAAATTAAGCCAGTGAAATTATTTTCACTGGTTTTTTGTTGTGTACAAAGTTATGAGTTTTCATTTTAAGATTCAAATAAGGTCTTTTATTATTATAGACCTCTATTGATTCCTTTATTAATTGATTTAACGTTTCTAACGTTATTACATTTATATATTAAAAATTCGTGTTTCAATATACCTTAATTCTTTCAGCCAGAGCGTTTTGACAACAGTTATGCTTATCTGTCATTGACGGTTTTATATTATTTTCTTTCAATTCTGTTTGATCAATATTTTAGCAATATTGCAGCTCTCTATCTGGATGATGAATTAAACTATGGTATGTAAACCTATTTTTAATCGCCAAATTTACTGCTTTCACTACATTTTCTTCACTAATATCATCACTCAATTTGTAGCCTACTATTTTTCTGCTATATGCATCAGTAACTAAAGATAAATAATGCGTTTTCTTTCTACTTTTATATAGGTAATATCACTTACAAATACTTGCTCTGGCTTTTTTGGTGTATACTCTTTTAAAAGATTTGGATATTTGTGAAGCCAATGTCTTTAATACGTTGTTTCGGTATTTTTTTTATTAATAAATGCTCTCTTTTTAAATAATCAAATAAGTCATTTTTTTCTATTTTTATTTCTTAAAAGTTATTTTTTTCTTCAAGTAAATAGTACAATTTACGAGTTCCAATCTTTGGTATTTTACTGCGAATTTTAAAGAACTAAAGATTTTACAAGCTTCAACTGTTTTCCTTCATAAATATTTCTTGCCCTTGATAGATATATTGATTGTCTACTAATACCAAACAATCGACAACTTCGTGATAGACATATACCTTGTTGTTGTCTGATGCTTTAGTTTTGATTGGTGGAAAATTTTTTTCTGATGGAAATTTCCATACTGCTTGACTGAAATATCAATCATTGTATTGAGAAGATCTTTTTTAAGCTTTTCGTTAGACAATTGTCTCTTTAAACTTTTATCTGTTCTACTAGTATTTCTTTGCTTTCTGACATTTGATGATTTTTTGGATGACACCAATCCAGTGTACCATATTTTCTTCACCAATCCAAAACAATCTTCTGCATTGAAAACCATAAAATTTTTGGATTTTTTTTTACGTGTAATTGCCTTTTTCAAACTCTGGAATTATAGACAACTTATAGCCTAAAATTCTAATCACGTTGAGTATTCTTCTTTCCTGGTTCTTCTGATGAACTCATAAATAAGTCGATTTTATGTCAACTTATTTTAGTACGGGACATTAGCTCAATAAAAGTTTGAGTATTCTCATGCTTTTATTGAGCTAATATATTTTTTTAAAATAACTTTTGACTTTTGGAGTTTTTATCCTTAACTTTAATATTACACTATAAGTAAATTCATTTCCATCAAGACTGTGCTATAGAAATTGCACATAAAATAGGAACTAAATCAAGTTTAATAATTTGGTTGAACCTTATTGTATATAAGAAATTTTATGAATAAAATGATTATTCTAAAAAAAAAAAATTATTTTAAGAAGAATTACAACTTCATTGAAACTTTAAAGTTTAAGACTCTACCAGTCATAAAATTCGGAATTCCGAATTGAGTTTTAGAATACACATCTCTTACCCAAGTATTGGTAATCGAGTTTTGAATATCAAACATATTAAACAATTCTAAACCAGCACTTAATTCTTTAAAATTAGATAACCAACCCGTTTTGTATTGTCTGTTTGCATCTGTAAAAACATAAGAAACTCCCAAGTCTGCACGTTTATAGTCTCTTAAACGACTTTGGTATTGATATACATCTGCATAAGAAGGAGAACCTCCAGGAACACCAGAATTATACACCAAGTTTAAGTATGCTTTTAAGTTTGGTAAATTAGGAACATAATCTTGAAAAAGTATTCCGAATTTTATACGTTGATCAGAAGGTCTAGCAATATTACCTCTGTTATTGATGTTTTCTTCGGTTTTTAGATAACCAAGACTTACCCAACTTTCACTTCCAGGAACAAATTCGCCATTTAATCTAATATCTAATCCATGAGCGTACGCAGTTGCATCATTATCTGCTCTATACCTAATTCTTACATTATCTATAGTGTATGAATTTACATTGGTTAAATCTTTATAGTAAAATTCTGTAGTTAGTTTAAAAGGTCTTTCCCACATATCAAAACTATAATCCATACCTGCTACAAAATGAACTGAATTTTGTGCTTTTAAATCTACATTTATATTTCCATTAGAATCTCTTAATTCTCTGTAAGAAGGAGGTTGAGAATACATACCTAAAGAAGTTCTAAATACCATGTCTTTACGCCAACTTGGTTTAATAGAAAACTGAGCTCTTGGACTAATAATAGTTTGACTTTTAGAAGTAATTCCATTTCCTTTAACGGTCCAATTATGAGCTCTAATACCAATGTTATATGAAACCTGATTATCTGCCCAATCTAAACGCTGATTAAATTGTACATAACCAGAAGCACGATTAATTTGTACTTCATTATCAACTCTTATATTTTGATATGGAGTAATTGGTCCTTCAAAAGGTTGATAAGGTTGGTTGTTACTAATTGAATTTGGAGGTCTAATAGAAAAACCTAAAGAATCTATAACTTCCCATTCTCTAATACGATCTTCAATGTCTTCTTTTTGAAGTTTTACACCAAAATCGAATTGCATTCTGTTTATTTTATATTTTCCCTTTATTTGAGCATTTGTAATTAATGCGTCTAAATCGTTACGAGCATGATTTAATTGAGAACCAATTCCTTCAGAAAAATCTACTTCACCAAAACTTTCAGACCCAATATTAGCGTCAACTTCTCCTAAATTATATTGTGCAGCAATATCAAAATGTTCTTCTTCTTGTGTGTTGTATCTAGAAACAGTACCTGTAAGTGATAAATTATCGTTTACTTGATATTCTATAGAAAATGCACCAAACATCGTTAGGTAATTGTCTTGTTCTTCTCCAGAATAATAAACATTCAATTCTAAAGGATCAGCAACCGTTCCAAAACGAGTACTTCTAGAAATAGGTTTGTAATTATAATTGTTAGAAGAAAAATTTCCTAAAAAGTTGAATTTCAATTTATCTGAAGCTTCATAAGATAAGTAAGTTTGAAAATCAATAAAAGTAGGCCTAAAATTAGTTTCAACCTGTTTACTGTTTACAAAAAGACTGTTATCTCTATATCTAAAACTACTTATTGTAGTTAGTTTATCATCAATAAGAGGAGTTTCAAAAGTGACACTTGCACCTAAAAGACTTAAATCTACGCTAGTTGCAGTTTCTGTTGGTTTTCTGTAAGTAATATCTAAAACTGATGATAATTTATCGCCATATTTTGCTTGAAATCCTCCCGCAGAAAAATTAATGTTTTGCACCATATTTGAGTTGATAAAACTCAAGCCTTCTTGTTGTCCGGATCTGATTAAAAAAGGCCTGTAAACTTCAATTCCGTTTACATAAACCAAGTTTTCATCAAAATTACCACCTCTAACATTGTATTGTGTACTCAATTCGTTGTTATTGCTAACTCCAGGTAATGTCATTAAAATATTTTCTACACCAGCATTAGGTCCAATAACATTTTTAACAATATTTATATCAATCTTTTGTAAACCTTGAACTGCATTTTTATTTTCTTTAATAACGATTTCTGTTAACTCTTCGGTTTTTGATGAAAGAACAACAGACAAACGAACTCCATTTCTACTATTTGCAGTGTATTTTTTTGAAAATGTTTTGTAAGATAAGTGGCTGAAAACAAGTGTTATTTCCTCTTTATAAGGAATTCTAATTTGGTATTTACCATTTTCATCAGTTGTAGTACCAACGTTATTAAATTTTATAGAAACTTTTTCTATCGGCTGCTTATCCTTGTTTTTAACAGTTCCTTTTAGGATTGTCGTCTTTTGAGCAAAAGCAATAATAGGAAGGAAGAATATAAGTAGAAAGGCTTTTTTCACGTAAATTAGTTTACTTGTTTCTTAAAGAACGTTGTAGAAAGTGTATTTGTATTTCCAACATTGTCCGAGACTACAATTTTAAAGATATGTTTGCTACCAACCAATTTTTTATCACTAAAATTATAAGTTAATATTCTTTTTTTATGATTATACTCCATTAAAACCCATTTTCCATCAATAGTTGCTCTATAGTTTTTAATACCTGAGCCAATATCAGAAATTTTTACTTTTATAGTATTTCGTTTAGAGATCCATTGTTTGTCTTTAAAGTACAGCAAACTTATTTTAGGTTTATGGTTGTCTGTAACTAAAGAATATTTACCTAAGGTTTTTGTTGTGGTATAAAAAGTACTGTCTTTTTTTCTAGTATATTGAAATCGTGGATATTTAGAGTTTTCTACATTTGCAATATATAATTGCTGTTTTTCTGCTTCAGAATATTTAGAAACATCAAAAGTTAATGTGAAACTTTTATCTAACGGAATTATAGGGGTATGAATTTTGGCAACACCTTTTTCAACTTTAAAATCTAAATAGAGATCTTTATAAAACGTGTTTTTCGGAAAAGCTACAGTAACATTCTCCTTTTTAAATTTCTGAAAATTCTTTGCAACTATTTTAAAGGCAGTGGTGTCTTTTTGTTCTGTAAAAAGAGAATTACTTTCTTTACCTATAACCGGAATTTTTATAGAACTGGTATTTCCTTTATAATCTTTGGCGATAATTTCTACGGTATAACTCAGTCCGTTTTTAATATTTAATTTTCCGTTGTTTATCAAATTCTCATAAGTAGACAATTTGTTAGCCGTTTCTTTATACGTCTTTTGATATTTTCTTTTGTACTTTTTATAATGTGGGTAATCTATATGTAGGTTGATGAATTTGCTTTCTGCAAACGAAAATGTTTCTACATCATGATGATAAAAACGTTTTCCATTTACCAACATTTCTAAACTATAAATTCCGTTTTTGTTAGGAGCTTTATCTAATTGATCAAAAACACTTGCGCCAAAACCAATACTACCAGAGGCCGAAATTCTATCAACACTATATTTTCCTTTAGCGATATTTTTTAAAGGAAGAATAAAATTTTTATTTTGATTATTAATCCGTGAAGTATTATTTAAAGGATATACTTTTAACGATTGAAAAATTGGTGGTTTAGTGTCTTCTGGTTTTAATCCGAAAAATAACGGATTTAAAATATGCTCCGTTTTTGTATTTCTTATTTCATAATGTAAATGTGGTCCACCAGAGCTACCCGTGTCTCCAGAAAAAGCAATAACTTCTCCTTTTTTAACTAGGAATTTATCTTTTTTGAAAAACAAGTTTCCGGTTTGGTAATCTTCTTTCTTATATTGGATAGCTTTTACATATTCCTGAATGGTATCAGAATATTTACTTAAATGTGCATAAACGGTTGTAAAACCATTTGGATGCGTAATATAAATCGCTTTTCCAAAACCATATTGAGCAACTTTTATTCTTGAAACATAACCTTCAGCAGCAGCATAAATTTTTAAACCTTCTTTACCTTGAGTTTTAATATCGATACCAGAATGAAAATGATTACTCCTTAATTCACCAAAAGTACCCGCCAAAACTGTTGGTATACCTAAAGGATTTCTAAAATAGTCTTCTGGATATTTTTCTTGAGAAAAACTTAAAAAGGTAATAAAGATTATGAATAATAAAAATGTTTGTTTCAAAGTGCAATTATTTTTGTGTAAAAATAGTGAAAAACATCTTTTTAGTAAACTATTAGTTTTTAGAAGAT
The window above is part of the Polaribacter sp. SA4-12 genome. Proteins encoded here:
- a CDS encoding CAL67264 family membrane protein — its product is MGMNKNTVLAWATLIMIIVGLGLIAIGIFKYREVSAWGFAAVGIGFFAIAWVFNALKGRV
- the ettA gene encoding energy-dependent translational throttle protein EttA — encoded protein: MSDDKKVIFSMNKLSKTYQSTGKQVLKDIYLSFFYGAKIGILGLNGSGKSTLLKIIAGVEKNYQGDVTFSPGYKVGYLEQEPQLDPEKTVLEIVKEGVAETVAILDEYNKINDMFGLEEVYSDADKMEKLMAQQAELQDKIDAANAWELDTKLEIAMDALRTPDSDKKIGVLSGGEKRRVALCRLLLQEPEILLLDEPTNHLDAESVHWLEHHLAQYKGTVIAVTHDRYFLDNVAGWILELDRGEGIPWKGNYSSWLDQKSQRMAQESKTASKRQKTLERELDWVRQGAKGRQTKQKARLKNYDKLMSQDQKQVDEKLEIYIPNGPRLGTNVIEATGVSKAYGDKLLYDNLEFNLPQAGIVGIIGPNGAGKTTIFKMIMGEETPDAGSFNVGETAKIAYVDQAHSDINPEKTIWENFSDGQDLVMMGGKQVNSRAYLSRFNFSGSEQNKKVNTLSGGERNRLHLAMTLKEEGNVLLLDEPTNDLDVNTLRALEEGLENFAGCAVVISHDRWFLDRVCTHILAFEGNSEVYFFEGGFSEYEENKKKRLGGDLMPKRIKYRKLIR
- a CDS encoding pirin family protein, whose protein sequence is MKKIIHTAATRGHANHGWLQANHSFSFANFYDPNRTQFGALRVLNDDLIAPSMGFGTHPHNNMEIITIPLSGVLKHKDNMANDWIPVLPGEVQVMSAGTGVQHSEINGSSNEDLSLFQIWIMPEKNGVTPRYDQKEFGEIDRKNKLQVLVSSFISDDENSLKIHQDAQISRIDLDENSSFIYSLKSKYHGVYVMNIFGDFEIDTIKLNFRDALGIYDTDSFEIKTTTASQLLFIEVPM
- a CDS encoding MarR family winged helix-turn-helix transcriptional regulator, with translation MGDISKDINSKFVSNKLKALINIKYTANWLNSKENEFFKPYGISPQQYNILRILRGAKDKIKVQIVKDRMIERAPNATRLMDKLCDKNLIERERCEHDRRVVYVKITKTGLDILSTIDDNKNLSFLENITEEEATTLSNLLDKIR
- a CDS encoding NADPH-dependent FMN reductase, with the protein product MKKILAFAGSTSSTSINKQLATFAAENLENTSFDVIDLRDFTLPIYSEDEEKNGFPEDAKKFSSLLDNYDGFILSLAEHNGSYAAAFKNIFDWGSRVEATVFRDKPLLLMATSPGARGGQSVLEAGTERFSRMGAKELISFSFPSFYDNFKEGKIINEELLNALKEQVNKFENAVNK
- a CDS encoding NADPH-dependent 2,4-dienoyl-CoA reductase codes for the protein MKYKHIFEPLDLGFTTLKNRILMGSMHTGLEEEKDGIDRIATYYAERAKGGVGLIVTGGISPNIQGWTAPFSARMSTNKHAKHHQKITEAVHKEGGKICMQILHSGRYGYHPLNVAPSKIKSPITPFKPFKLTQSGIKRTIRDFVNCAKLSKIAGYDGVEIMGSEGYLINQFIAKRTNKRTDNYGGNYENRMRLPIELVKQTREAVGKEFIIIYRLSMLDLVENGSSWEEVVQLGKEIEKAGATIINTGIGWHEARIPTIATSVPRAAFSWVTKKMKEELSIPLITSNRINMPETAEKILSEGDADMISMARPFLADSEWVNKAEAEKADEINTCIGCNQACLDHVFEQKVASCLVNPRACHETELNYNQTENKKKVAVIGAGPAGLAAATIAAQRGHFVTLFDADKEIGGQFNIAKQIPGKEEFYETLRYFNKQIELHNVTVKLNTRVSTDDLLKSDFDEIIIATGIKPRELKIEGIEHQKVLSYIDVLKHKKPVGKRVAVIGAGGIGFDVSEYLTHEGESTSLNIDAWLKEWGIDKTLQARAGIENVRAEVEASPREVFMFKRSKGKFGGNLGKTTGWIHRSSLKKKKVQFIGEVSYTKIDDKGLHYTQNEEAKILEVDTIVICAGQVPFKELYQPLLDAGKKVHVIGGADFASELDAKRAINQGSRLAAAL
- the lpxD gene encoding UDP-3-O-(3-hydroxymyristoyl)glucosamine N-acyltransferase, with translation MKSFSIEEITTLVNGEQIGLCADKIYAPEQIENAVKGNITFIGNSKYTRLWEKSNASVAIVYQGIKILPEEGKAFVKVKNPDLAMAILLEAFEPESPYFETDIHPTAVVDKTVKLGSGCKIGANSYVGKNVILGDNVTIYPNVSVFDDTTIGNETIIWSGTVIRERTKIGSHCIFHTNVSIGADGFGYRPSSDGSHLVKIVHIGNVVIGNAVEIGANSCVDRGKFSSTILGDGCKIDNLVQIGHNSVLGRCCIMAGSSGLAGSVTLGDGVIIGGSASIKDHVTIHSGAKVGAGSGVIADVEAGKTVLGYPACDSREKMKQWVALRKLGRN